AAATATTGCTAACGGTGCAGAATCAATCTCTCGCAAAGGCGGCCCCGTTTTGAAGGTTGGCTGTGCGGCATACTCCTATAAAAAGTATCTTACAGCAAAAGAGAATCCTATAACGCTGGAAGACTTTCTTGATACTGTAGCAGAGATTGGTTGTGATGGAGTTGAAATTACATCCTATTATTTTCCAAACCCCGTTACTACGAGCTACCTAAATCGTTTAAAGCGAAAAGCTTTCCTGCTAGGCCTCGAAATTACCGGAATGTCAGTACGAAATAATTTCTGCGTACCTCCTGGAGATGTGCGGGAAAAGGAAGTGTCCGCCGTTCGTGAATGGATTCGTCGTGCATCAGAGCTAGGGGCGCCCTGCATTCGAATATTTGCCGGCGACCCACCTAAAGGTACTTTAAGCAAAGATGCTGCGCGTTGGGTAGCTGAGTGCATCGAGGCCTGCGGGGACGTAGCCGAAAAACATGGCGTTATGCTAGCTTTAGAAAACCATGGAGCATTTACTGGCAACGTAGAAAATTTTCTGGCAATTATAAAGGAAGTAAAAACAAGTTGGTTTGGTGTCAATCTTGATACAGGCAATTTTCGAGGCGACGACCCGTATAAGGATATAGAAAAAGCTGCGCCCTATGCTATAACAACTCATGTAAAAACAACGGTTTCGCCCCAAAAGCCAGCTGATTACAAAATGATAGCAAATATACTCAAAAATGTTGGCTATCGAGGATATCTCATTTTGGAATACGAAGCCGCAGAAGAGCCAAGGATAGCTGTTCCGGAAATTGTTCGTGCCATGAAAGAGGCAGTTTAATTTTGTTCTAAAGGAAAGGAAGTGCTTTTTATGCAAAGGATTTTTCGAATTACTAGTATTGTAATTATCACCGTTTTAATCGTTGCAGTAGCCGCATATGCAGCAAAAACACCGAAGGTTTATTTGTGTTGCGAGACATACAGTGTTAGAAGCTTGATGGGAGAGGGCGAGGGGAAGTATACCCCCATAACCGTGATGAAGCTTATGAAGGAAATGGGCATGAAAGGCGTTGCTCTAAATGATATTTGGATGAAATCCTACGACAAATCCTACCTTGACCAGATTAAGAAAGCGGCTAAGGAAAACGGCATAATAGTCGCGGCACTTATCTGCGAAGGAAATCTAGCTACCGACGATGAGGAAGCAAGAAAGCGCCAGATAGAAGTAAACAAAATGAAACTTCGAGCGGCAGGATACCTTGGGGCTAAAGTAGTCAGATTCGATCTTGGAGGCACCGGCGACCCAGTACGTGATGGCACAGTGGGCGTCCAGCGTGTTATTGATGCATTCAATCAACTTATCCCGCTTGCAAAGGAATTGAATGTGAAGATAACTATCGAAAACCATGGCGGAGTGTCAAAAAAAGCCGATTGGATTATTCAAATCATCAAAGGAACGGATCCCAAATGGGTGGGTTCTTGCTTGGATTTTAAGAATTGGCCCAAAGACATACTCTACGAAGAAAATGCAAAGCTTGCTCCATATGCATATCATACTCATGCCAAGGCACATTCATTTAACGCGCAGGGCGAGGAAGAGAGTGTTGAATTTGGCAGAATCCTAAAAATGCTCAAGGATGCGAAATACAAGGGCGCCATCTCAATTGAATACGAAGGCGGTGGAGATGAGGTTGCCGGAGTGAAAAAGACAAGAGATTTGATACTCAAGTATTGGAAAATGTAATAATCTATGGCAACTTACATATACTTTCTTTTAAGGGAGCAGGGATTTTATGAATGTGACAGGATTGGCACTTTGTGCATTCATTGCAATTGCCTTTGCCACGATCTCATGGGCAGATGAGGCGAAGCAGGTTGTTGTGCTCGCGCCGGAGTTTGAGAAGCTAATCCCAAAAGATGCAAAGGTTGAAAAGGTAGCTGGAGGTTTTGAGTTTCTTGAGGGACCTGTGTGGCATAAGGACGGATACTTGCTGTTTAGCGATTGCCATCAGGTGGGCATTTACAAGTGGGACCCGGCCACTGGCAAGACAAGCATCTATCGGGAAGTGCCAGGAAACTCGAATGGACTTACCTTTGACAATGAAGGACGATTAATAGCCGTTGAATATGGCATGCACAGGCTTACACGCGAGGAGAAAGATGGCAAAATTACCGTTCTTGTTTCTGAATATCAAGGCAAGCGATTGAACACGACAAATGATGTTGTAGTTAAGTCGGACGGAAGCATATATTTTACTGACCCACCTTATGGTGTAAAAAAGGAAGATCGGGAGCTAGATTTTCAAGGTGTATATCGTCTTTCACCCGATGGCAAGCTAACTCTTCTTGTTAAAGACTTTGATTGTCCCAATGGCTTGGCGTTCTCCCCTGATGAGAAGACGCTTTACATTGCAGATTCATCCGCACGGATGCATATCAGGGCTTTCGACGTAAAAGAGGATGGAACATTAGCGAATGGACGCCTTTTCGCCGTTTTAAAATCCCGAGAGCCAGGTTGCCCAGACGGGTTGAAAGTTGACACAAAGGGTAATGTTTGGACTACTGGACCAGGAGGAATTTGGGTTTTTGATAGGTTTGGAAAACATCTTGGCATAGTTAAAACTCCTGAGGTGCCAGCAAACTGCGCCTGGGGTGACTCAGATGGCAAAACCCTCTATATCACTGCTCGCACTAGTCTCTACCGTTTTAGAACCAACGTGGAGGGAAATCGTCCTTGGATGAAGGGGAGGCAAAACAATAAGTCAAATCTCAAATGAAAAAACCTTTTGCCAAGAGAAAGGCACATGCTATATCGTGCAGCATTCAGAGCAAGTTGTCATATTGCGGCATAGCTGCACTCGTCATTGCTACCATTCTAGCCTATATTCCCTCAATTAACAATGGCTTTGTCTGGGATGACAATACCTATGTAATCCATGGACGGATAATGAATTCGCCGAACGCATTATATCGCTATTGGTTTACCAGCGATTCGGTTGATTACTACCCTCTTTCCTATACTCTTTTTTGGCTAGAGTATCGAACTTGGGGTAACAACGCAGTTCCTTACCATATTATAAGCATAATTCTGCACGCCTTAGCCTCGGTTGCTGCATGGATGGTGCTGAAGCGTTTGAAAATCCTTGGAGCATTTGCAGCAGCATTGATATTTGCCGTTCATCCGGTAAATGTTGAGTCCGTAGCCTGGATGTTTCAGCAACGCACTATATTGCCAATGGTTTTCTCGCTTGCTGCCATCCTTGCTTACATGCGTTTTGAGGACAATCCTAAGACATTTTGGTATGCGCTTTCATTGTTGTTGTTTCTATTAGCTTTGCTAAGCAAGACTTCGGTTGTGACCTTACCATTTGTCATTCTTTGTTTGACATGGTGGCGAAAGGGAAGCATCAAGAAGTATGACATAATCAGAGCTGTTCCGTTTTTTGTGGCGGCCGTAGTTCTGGGGTTTGTCACGGCATGGGTACAAGCTAACCGAACGATTGCTGGTGAGGTTATTCGGCCTGAAGGATTAGCCTCTCGCATAGCCGGAGCTGGTTGGGCAGTATGGTTCTACTTCTCCAAAGCTTTATTCCCTTATAGACTTTCTTTTGTTTATCCAAGGTGGGAAATAGACCCCCATTCAATAATTTCCTACATTCCATCTTTTATGGTAGTGGTTTGCCTTGTTGTATTCTGGATTTATCGCAAGGGTTGGGGGCGATCGCCACTAGTCGGATTTGGATGCTACGTTGTTACTCTATTGCCAGTTCTAGGGTTTCTTGACATTTACTTCATGAAATATTCACTTGTTGCAGACCATTGGCAATATCAGTCAATACTATGCGTAATAGCGCTCGTAATAGGTGGGATTGTGCGACTAACTAGAATCCGCAAAGGATATGCAACAGCTTTGGTAGCCGTTGTAACGGTTGTATTTATCACATTAAGTTGGCGACAGGAAAGCATTTATAAAAATGAAATAGCACTTTGGCAAGATACCATTTCAAAGAATTCGACTGCCTGGATGGCGCATGTCAATTTAGGGCTTGCGTTTGCCGAGCGTGGTATGGTTGACAGAGGAATTGCTGAGCTCAATCGCGCTCTAGAAATTGACCCCAGTTGCGTTGAGGCACTTATATCGCTTGGGGCTATCTATAATGAAAAGAAAGAGTTTGACCAGGCGGCGAACTATCTAAAACGTGCTTTGAAGTTAAAACCAAATAATCCCCAGGCGCATTATAATCTTGGTGTTGCGCTAGCGGGAAAGGGAGATATACGAGGAGCGTTGGCTTTGTATCGAAAGGCGATTAAGCTTGACCCTGGGTTTGCAAAAGCATATGCCAACCTTGGAATAGTTCTTGTTGAACTGGGAAGGTTAGACGAAGCTAGAAAATACTTTGTCACCGCTATAAGGTTAGATCCAAACTCACCTCAAATGCATAACAACATCGGCGTTGCTTTGGCAAGATGCGGATTACTTGAGGAAGCAGTTGTGCATTTTCGAGAGGCTTTACGTTTAAAACCAGACTATGAATCAGCCCAGCGAAATCTCACATATGCACTCACGGCAATTGGACAGTCTTACTGAAACTCACAATATCCATAGGAGTTTATGAAAAAATTATCATTCAGGGTTTTTCCAAGCGGCTCTAATGCAATTATCTTAGGCGCACTTGCAGTTGCAGTTGTTGCGATAATTGCCTATATGCCTGCCATTAATAACGGGTTCATTTGGGATGATTACGACTGCTTTCTTAATAGTCCTCTGATTAAATCTCAAAATGCATTTTATAAGTTATGGCTTACAACAGAGAGTGCCGATTATTACCCTTTGGTCTACAGCTTATTCCGCATAGAGTATCAACTTTGGGGAACGAATCCACGTCCGTATCATCTGGCTAACATTTTTATACATGCTTTGGGTTCGGCGCTTCTTTGGTTGGTTCTAAGCAAGCTTAGGGTTCCGGGAGCATTTGTTTCGGCATTGGTGTTTGCGGTTCATCCTGTTAATGTCGAGGCAGTTGCGTGGATATTCCAGCAGCGAACTACACTGCCGCTGGTCTTTATGCTAGTTGCAATTCTTGCATACCTGCAATTTTACACTAATTTTAAGACGCGTTGGTATGTAATCGCCTTAGTCGCATTTCTGCTGGGATTGCTTAGCAAGTCTTCCATCGTTATGCTTCCTTGCGTTCTTCTTGGGTGTGTTTGGTGGCAAAGAGGCAAGATTGCGCGATGCGATTTAATTTGGAGCGTGCCCTTTTTTATCCAATCGTTGGCATTTGGGATACTTACGATATGGTTTCAGTCACATAGAGCAATTGGTGGTGAAATTATTAGAAACGATAATTTCCTCGCGCGAATGGCTGGGGCTGGATGGGCAGTGTGGTTCTATCTCTACAAGGCTCTAATTCCATATAAGCTTACTTTTGTCTACCCGAAATGGAATATTGATTCCAAATCAATTATTTCTTACATACCGCTGGCAATCTTGGTATTTTGCCTTATAGTCTTTGCAAAATATAGAAAAAGCTGGGGCCGTCCTCTTTTAGCTGCTTTTGGCTATTATTTTCTGATGTTACTGCCAGTTCTGGGCTTTTTTGATATTTATTTTATGAAATTCTCGCTTGTGGCTGACCATTGGCAATATGTTGCTATCCCCGGCGTTATCGTTCTTGTCATAGGTATTGCGGCTTTTATATTTAAACGCTTTGGGAGAAAAGGTATGTTAATTGGGGCAATTGGAGCCATTGCCATAGTTGGGTTGTTAACTGAGATAAGTTGGAAACAAGAGAAAATCTATAAATATGAAGAAACGATATGGCGGGACACAATTGCAAAAAACCCAACAGCCTGGCTAGCGCACTACAATCTCGGTCTCAGTTTAGTTGGAAAAGGAAAGCATGATGAAGCGTTCGAACACTTTAGGGAAACTTTGAGGTTCAACCCACGTTATGCGGAAGCGCATAATAACATAGGCCTTATTCTTCAAATGCGTGGTGAATTGGACCAGGCGGTTTTGCACTTTCGCAAAGCATTGGAAATTAAGCCGATAATGGCTGAAGTACATAACAATCTTGGCAATGCGCTTGCGGATTTAGGACGATACGAGGAGGCAATGCGCGAATACAAGGAAGCAATTCGGATTGATAGAAATTTTGCATCAGCATACAATAACCTAGGCGTAGTTCTTGCAAGCCAAGGTAATTATGACGAAGCAATTGTTAGGTACAAGCAAGCTATCGAATTGAAACCAGATTACCGGGAAGCGCATCAAAACTTAGCAGTTGCATTCTTTGCGAAGGGGATGTATGAAGATGCTTGGAGGGAGGTTCGGTGGTGTAGGGAATATGGAATGGCGGTTAACCCAGCATTTATAAGGGAATTGTCCAAAAAGATGCCAGAATACTTGGTGCGTTAGACTATGGAGATTATAGTTCGTTTTAAAGGATTTTTTAAGCGAAATGAGTTGTCAATTCTGGGCGCAGTAGCAATCGTTTTGATGGTTGTAGTCGCATACATTCCTTCTTTGGATGGAGCGTTCATTTGGGATGATGACGCTAACGTTACCCAAAATATGACGCTCAGAAGTTGGAAAGGTCTTGTTGAGATATGGACTAATCTTCGTGCAAATCAGCAGTATTATCCGCTGACCCACACTAGTTTTTGGATTCAATACCATTTATGGAATCTCAACCCTTTTGCATACCATTTAGCTAATATTCTACTTCATGCTCTGAATGCAATTTTACTTTGGTTCATCTTAAGACGGCTGTTAATCCCAGGAGCGTGGCTTGCAGCGGCGGTATTTGCAATTCATCCGGTTCATGTAGAGTCGGTAGCATGGATAACGGAGCGAAAAAATGTGCTCTCAGGTGCATTCTATTTTGCATCTATGCTTGCCTATATCCGCTTTGCAGGTCTTGATGGCACTTCTGGTTCGCCGCGCCGTTATTGGATGGCGTTTGTGCTTTTCATTTGTGCGGTCCTTAGCAAAACAGTGGTTTCTACTCTTCCTGCAGCGCTGTTAATACTTATTTGGTGGAAGAAAGGCCGTTTAAAATGGAGTGATGTACTTCCTCTTGTTCCTTTTTTCTTGCTTGGAGCGGGAATGGGGCAGCTAACGGCATATCTTGAGAAACATCACGTTGGAGCTGTCGGTGAAGAGTGGAACATGCCGCTAATTAATAAAATCCTTGTAGCAGGGAGAATACCCTGGTTTTATGCCTGGAAGCTAGTATGGCCTATTAATCTCACGTTCAATTATCCAAAATGGCATATTAATCCGACTGAGCCGTTGCAGTATATATACCCCATAGGGGTTGTCATCCTCATAGTTTCCCTTTTTATGTTGCGTAGAGTGATTGGAAACTCACCGCTTGCCGCAGTTTTGTATTTTGGGGTAACGCTGGTGCCCGCGCTCGGAATCTTTAACGTCTACTTTATGCGATATTCTTATGTTCAAGACCATTTCCAATATCTTGCAAGTGTGGGGATTATAGTACTTATTTCGGGAATGCTTGCTACTGTTGCCAAAAAATTCGAATCGCTAAGTTTCATCGGCGCAGCACCAATATTATTGATTCTAGGAGTTCTCACCTACCGCCAATGTTTTATTTATAAGGATTGTCAAACACTTTGGCTTGACACTATTGCCAAAAATCCGGATTCATGGATGGCACACAACAATCTGGGTAACGAATATACGCATCAAGGAAGATTGGACCTGGCAGTAAAAGAATATAAAGAAGCTTTGAAAAGCAACCCCAAAGAGCCGGAGATATACTACAATTTGGGTACGGCATTGGTGAGATTGGGGAGAATTGACGATGGTATCAAACAATATAAAACCGCTCTTCGACTAGACCCTAATTATGCCGATGCACACAGCAATCTCGCTGTATCCCTTGCTGCTAAAGGACAAACAGAAGAGGCACGAAAACACTATGTTATAGCGCTTAAGCTTAATCCTCGAAATGCGAATGCTCATTATAATTTTGGGACACTCCTTGCTATGGAGGGGAAGGTTGACGAGGCAATAAGCCATTATAAACGTGCATTGGAGCTTAATCCAGACTTTGTCGAAGGGCATATTAATCTTGGCGATATTTTAAGCCGCAAGGGGAACTATGAGGAAGCAATTCAACATTATTCTAAGGCAGTCCAACTCCGTCCAAACTTTGCTCAGGCACATTTGAGCTTAGGAGCTTTGTATGCTTTAATGCAAAATTATGATGAAGCAATCGAACATTTGAAATATGGCCTTGAGCTTTCTCCTAAGAATGCCGAGGGTCACTACAACCTTGCAGTGGCATTTTACTCAAAAGGAGATTACGCTGCGGCATGGGAGGAAATTCGATTGGCTGAACAATATGGAATGAAACCGAATCCAGCCTTTATTCAGGCGCTATCAAAACAGATGCCTAAGCCGCAGCTAAGTAAATGAAAAGAAAACGCGTTCTAAAAAGCAGCAGTTCACACTCTCGATTGTTGTTATTTGGCATCGCCGGGATACTTTTGATTACGGCAATTGCTTATATACCCGCAATATTTAATGCGTTTGTATGGGATGATAATGTCTTTATTATTGAAAGTCCCATAATGAATTCTCCCAACGCACTTTATCGCTATTGGTTAACGACGGATTCCCCCGATTACTATCCATTGGTATACACGCTCTTTTGGATTGAGCATCAAATTTGGGGCAAAAATCCCATTCCCTACCATATTGTGAGCATATTTCTGCATGCTTTGGCGTCAGTTCTAGCTTGGTTAGTGCTTAGAAGACTTAGAATACCAGGTTCGTGGTTTGCAGCCTTAATATTTGCTGTCCATCCGGTTAATGTTGAATCAGTAGCGTGGATTTTCCAGCAAAGAACGACGATGCCGATGGTATTTTCATTGCTTACGATACTGGCATATCTTCGTTTTGCTGTTGAAGGCAAAGCACGCTGGTATATTTCTGCACTAATAACTTTCACACTTGGCTTATTAAGCAAGACATCAGTAGTAATGATGCCGCTTGTTCTACTAGGATGTATTTGGTGGGAAAGCGGCAAAGTTGAGCGCAGGGATATAATTAGGAGCATACCGTTCTTTGTATTGGCGATAGCGTTTGGATTGGTTACAGCATGGGTTCAGTCACATAGGGCAATCGGTGAAGAAGTAGTAAGGGCGGATAATTTTTGTGGGCGGTTGGCAGGTGCAGGTTGGGCTGTGTGGTTTTACCTTTATAAGGCTCTTATGCCTAGCAACTTATGTTTTGTATATCCCCGGTGGAATATAGATTCAAGTTCGGTGGTCTCATATATTCCCACACTTGCGGTATTTATGTGTTTTTGGATTTTGTGGAGGTATCGCAGAAGTTGGGGGCGCCCACTGCTAATGGGGTTTGGTTATTTTGTTGTAACTTTACTACCTGTGTTGGGATTTCTAGATATATACTTTATGAGGTATTCGTTGGTAGCAGACCACTGGCAGTACATCTCAATCTTGGGCATAATTGCCCTTGTTGTTGGGGTTATTGCTAGTTTTGCTAATAGGGCAGGTTATGCTGGAAAGTTAATTTGTGGCATCATCGGAGTATTCGTAGTTTCGCTGTTTATGGTATTGAGCTGGAATCAAGAAAAAATTTATAAGAATGAGGAAACTCTATGGACTGATACGATTAGAAAGAACCCGAATTGTTGGATGGCTCACAACAATCTAGGTAGAGTCTTGGCAGATAAGGGCAGAACAAAAGAAGCAATTTCTCACTTTAAGGCTGTGCTTCAAATTAAGCCAGATCATGTCAATGCTCATTTTAACATTGGAGTGCTCATGGGAGAGCAAGGAAATCTAGATGTTGAAATCGCCGAATACCGAGAAGCATTGAAGATTAAGCCCGATTTTGCTGATGCCCATAATAATTTGGCTGTTGCATTATATTACAAGGGGAAATACGCTGAGGCATGGCGGGAAGTTGAGCTTTGTCGCAAATATGGAGGCAAGCCCAACCCAACTTTTATTGAAGCCCTTGCAAGAAAAATGCCCCGCAAAGCTGTTCTCAAGTAAATTAAAATAGCTTGACTTACTTAAAGCCCTCGTGGTAGATTAAACCCACATCTGCGATGAATAAAAAAGCCGCAAAATGTAGACCAACCGTCTCCCAGGATTTCAACAAAGCTGAACGTAAAAAGATTGTGCTGGGTATAGCGGCAATTGTCATTATGACTGCTTTTGCCTACATCCCAGCTGTGTATGGAGGCTTTGTTTGGGATGACGATGACTACGTAACAAAAAACCCTTTGCTAACGGCTCCGGATGGGCTTAGGAGGATATGGTTTACATTAGATTCTCCCTCGCAATACTTTCCGCTTGTCTACACCACATTTCGGATTGAGCATGCCATATGGGGTCTCAATCCCATGGGTTATCATATTGTCAATGTATGTTTGCATATCATCAATACGCTTCTTGTGTGGTTTATTTTGCGTTGGCTAGGGATAAGGGGTTC
The genomic region above belongs to Armatimonadota bacterium and contains:
- a CDS encoding sugar phosphate isomerase/epimerase family protein, which encodes MATRRDFLKLGAGLAAGVVCSTNIANGAESISRKGGPVLKVGCAAYSYKKYLTAKENPITLEDFLDTVAEIGCDGVEITSYYFPNPVTTSYLNRLKRKAFLLGLEITGMSVRNNFCVPPGDVREKEVSAVREWIRRASELGAPCIRIFAGDPPKGTLSKDAARWVAECIEACGDVAEKHGVMLALENHGAFTGNVENFLAIIKEVKTSWFGVNLDTGNFRGDDPYKDIEKAAPYAITTHVKTTVSPQKPADYKMIANILKNVGYRGYLILEYEAAEEPRIAVPEIVRAMKEAV
- a CDS encoding sugar phosphate isomerase/epimerase family protein; this encodes MQRIFRITSIVIITVLIVAVAAYAAKTPKVYLCCETYSVRSLMGEGEGKYTPITVMKLMKEMGMKGVALNDIWMKSYDKSYLDQIKKAAKENGIIVAALICEGNLATDDEEARKRQIEVNKMKLRAAGYLGAKVVRFDLGGTGDPVRDGTVGVQRVIDAFNQLIPLAKELNVKITIENHGGVSKKADWIIQIIKGTDPKWVGSCLDFKNWPKDILYEENAKLAPYAYHTHAKAHSFNAQGEEESVEFGRILKMLKDAKYKGAISIEYEGGGDEVAGVKKTRDLILKYWKM
- a CDS encoding SMP-30/gluconolactonase/LRE family protein encodes the protein MNVTGLALCAFIAIAFATISWADEAKQVVVLAPEFEKLIPKDAKVEKVAGGFEFLEGPVWHKDGYLLFSDCHQVGIYKWDPATGKTSIYREVPGNSNGLTFDNEGRLIAVEYGMHRLTREEKDGKITVLVSEYQGKRLNTTNDVVVKSDGSIYFTDPPYGVKKEDRELDFQGVYRLSPDGKLTLLVKDFDCPNGLAFSPDEKTLYIADSSARMHIRAFDVKEDGTLANGRLFAVLKSREPGCPDGLKVDTKGNVWTTGPGGIWVFDRFGKHLGIVKTPEVPANCAWGDSDGKTLYITARTSLYRFRTNVEGNRPWMKGRQNNKSNLK
- a CDS encoding tetratricopeptide repeat protein, yielding MKKPFAKRKAHAISCSIQSKLSYCGIAALVIATILAYIPSINNGFVWDDNTYVIHGRIMNSPNALYRYWFTSDSVDYYPLSYTLFWLEYRTWGNNAVPYHIISIILHALASVAAWMVLKRLKILGAFAAALIFAVHPVNVESVAWMFQQRTILPMVFSLAAILAYMRFEDNPKTFWYALSLLLFLLALLSKTSVVTLPFVILCLTWWRKGSIKKYDIIRAVPFFVAAVVLGFVTAWVQANRTIAGEVIRPEGLASRIAGAGWAVWFYFSKALFPYRLSFVYPRWEIDPHSIISYIPSFMVVVCLVVFWIYRKGWGRSPLVGFGCYVVTLLPVLGFLDIYFMKYSLVADHWQYQSILCVIALVIGGIVRLTRIRKGYATALVAVVTVVFITLSWRQESIYKNEIALWQDTISKNSTAWMAHVNLGLAFAERGMVDRGIAELNRALEIDPSCVEALISLGAIYNEKKEFDQAANYLKRALKLKPNNPQAHYNLGVALAGKGDIRGALALYRKAIKLDPGFAKAYANLGIVLVELGRLDEARKYFVTAIRLDPNSPQMHNNIGVALARCGLLEEAVVHFREALRLKPDYESAQRNLTYALTAIGQSY
- a CDS encoding tetratricopeptide repeat protein encodes the protein MKKLSFRVFPSGSNAIILGALAVAVVAIIAYMPAINNGFIWDDYDCFLNSPLIKSQNAFYKLWLTTESADYYPLVYSLFRIEYQLWGTNPRPYHLANIFIHALGSALLWLVLSKLRVPGAFVSALVFAVHPVNVEAVAWIFQQRTTLPLVFMLVAILAYLQFYTNFKTRWYVIALVAFLLGLLSKSSIVMLPCVLLGCVWWQRGKIARCDLIWSVPFFIQSLAFGILTIWFQSHRAIGGEIIRNDNFLARMAGAGWAVWFYLYKALIPYKLTFVYPKWNIDSKSIISYIPLAILVFCLIVFAKYRKSWGRPLLAAFGYYFLMLLPVLGFFDIYFMKFSLVADHWQYVAIPGVIVLVIGIAAFIFKRFGRKGMLIGAIGAIAIVGLLTEISWKQEKIYKYEETIWRDTIAKNPTAWLAHYNLGLSLVGKGKHDEAFEHFRETLRFNPRYAEAHNNIGLILQMRGELDQAVLHFRKALEIKPIMAEVHNNLGNALADLGRYEEAMREYKEAIRIDRNFASAYNNLGVVLASQGNYDEAIVRYKQAIELKPDYREAHQNLAVAFFAKGMYEDAWREVRWCREYGMAVNPAFIRELSKKMPEYLVR
- a CDS encoding tetratricopeptide repeat protein, producing MEIIVRFKGFFKRNELSILGAVAIVLMVVVAYIPSLDGAFIWDDDANVTQNMTLRSWKGLVEIWTNLRANQQYYPLTHTSFWIQYHLWNLNPFAYHLANILLHALNAILLWFILRRLLIPGAWLAAAVFAIHPVHVESVAWITERKNVLSGAFYFASMLAYIRFAGLDGTSGSPRRYWMAFVLFICAVLSKTVVSTLPAALLILIWWKKGRLKWSDVLPLVPFFLLGAGMGQLTAYLEKHHVGAVGEEWNMPLINKILVAGRIPWFYAWKLVWPINLTFNYPKWHINPTEPLQYIYPIGVVILIVSLFMLRRVIGNSPLAAVLYFGVTLVPALGIFNVYFMRYSYVQDHFQYLASVGIIVLISGMLATVAKKFESLSFIGAAPILLILGVLTYRQCFIYKDCQTLWLDTIAKNPDSWMAHNNLGNEYTHQGRLDLAVKEYKEALKSNPKEPEIYYNLGTALVRLGRIDDGIKQYKTALRLDPNYADAHSNLAVSLAAKGQTEEARKHYVIALKLNPRNANAHYNFGTLLAMEGKVDEAISHYKRALELNPDFVEGHINLGDILSRKGNYEEAIQHYSKAVQLRPNFAQAHLSLGALYALMQNYDEAIEHLKYGLELSPKNAEGHYNLAVAFYSKGDYAAAWEEIRLAEQYGMKPNPAFIQALSKQMPKPQLSK
- a CDS encoding tetratricopeptide repeat protein; its protein translation is MKRKRVLKSSSSHSRLLLFGIAGILLITAIAYIPAIFNAFVWDDNVFIIESPIMNSPNALYRYWLTTDSPDYYPLVYTLFWIEHQIWGKNPIPYHIVSIFLHALASVLAWLVLRRLRIPGSWFAALIFAVHPVNVESVAWIFQQRTTMPMVFSLLTILAYLRFAVEGKARWYISALITFTLGLLSKTSVVMMPLVLLGCIWWESGKVERRDIIRSIPFFVLAIAFGLVTAWVQSHRAIGEEVVRADNFCGRLAGAGWAVWFYLYKALMPSNLCFVYPRWNIDSSSVVSYIPTLAVFMCFWILWRYRRSWGRPLLMGFGYFVVTLLPVLGFLDIYFMRYSLVADHWQYISILGIIALVVGVIASFANRAGYAGKLICGIIGVFVVSLFMVLSWNQEKIYKNEETLWTDTIRKNPNCWMAHNNLGRVLADKGRTKEAISHFKAVLQIKPDHVNAHFNIGVLMGEQGNLDVEIAEYREALKIKPDFADAHNNLAVALYYKGKYAEAWREVELCRKYGGKPNPTFIEALARKMPRKAVLK
- a CDS encoding O-GlcNAc transferase — translated: MNKKAAKCRPTVSQDFNKAERKKIVLGIAAIVIMTAFAYIPAVYGGFVWDDDDYVTKNPLLTAPDGLRRIWFTLDSPSQYFPLVYTTFRIEHAIWGLNPMGYHIVNVCLHIINTLLVWFILRWLGIRGSWLAAAIWGLHPVNVESVAWITERKNTLSTLFYL